The Saccopteryx leptura isolate mSacLep1 chromosome 5, mSacLep1_pri_phased_curated, whole genome shotgun sequence nucleotide sequence ATACTAATAGTATCTATACTTTGCTCAGATCCTAGGATGGTTGGTACCAGGCACATagtacatagtaggtactcaaacGTTTGTTAAATGAATCACTTAGCCCAGACATCTACCTTTGGAGGTTGTCCTGATTTTACATGTTTTAACAAATTCTGTGGGGGTAATAAGTCCGTCACAATGAACCTGTTATTGGTGGGCTCTGAGGAGAGTTGGCTTATATGGACAGAAGTCCCTGCCCCCCTGGTCCCTAATTAGTCTGTCCTTATGCAAATGAGCATTGTCTTACTGGTCAGAATAAAGCCAGTTGGCTGGAGCTGCACGGCTCTGATCAGATGGGGAAAGCTTCAGTccttattggttgaaataggattccaggaaccCCCTTTATAAGGGCAGGCAGTTCAGTGCTGAGGCAGAGGGTGTGGCTGTGACTTCTCTATGAAGTGTGATTCCAGTGAGAGGCTCCTGTGCAGAAATGGCTGTCAGGCTCTGTTTCTTATAATTTGAACCAaattagccaccaggagcccttcttagaGCCCTTTTTTATTCAGGGTTTGCATTTTCAACATCGTTTTCATTGACCGCATAAAAGCCATTTGACATTAGAAGCTTGCTCTTTGAGTGGGTTATTTATAATTGTATGAGTTTCATAGGGCTGCTGTAATGTAAGCAATTGCCACAAACTAGGAAGTttaaaacaactgaaatttatTCTCACAGTTCAGGAGGCTGGAAGCAcaaagtcaaggtgttggcaggattGGTTCCTTCTGGAGGTTTGAGGGAGAATCTGTCCCTTGCCTTCTTCCTGCTTTCTGTTGGTTcctacctccctcccttctgtaAGACAACAACCCTTGGTTTGTAGCCACATAACTCCTTCATGCGACCTTATTCCTTCTCAAAcctccctttcctttttaaggACAGTAGGCATTGGAGTTGGGACCCACGCTAATTATATTTGCAAGGTTCCTCTTTCAACTGAGGTCCTGTGCACAGGTGCTGCTGGAGTTAGCACTTAGACATGTGTTAGGATATCCATTGACCCACCGCACAAGTGGTTAGTTCATTCAGACTCTTTGGATACCTAGTTCCATTTCCTAATCTGTCTGTTGCACACGGGTCATGAAGATATTGCATTGTGTGTAGTTAGAGTGTTTAGCTTTTCCTCTCTTGTCACAGGTGCTCCAGTGAACCACCCGGGGACTGGCGATGACATGAACGGGGATCGGACCGCGGTAAAGAGGCCTCGTCGGGAGGAGACTCACATCTGTGACAAATGCTGTGGCGAGTTCTTCAGCTTCTCTGAGTTCTTAGAACATAAGAAAAATTGCACTAAACATCCACCTGTCCTCATCATGAATGACAGCGAGGGCCCGGTACCTTCCGAAGACTTCTCCGGCGCTGTGCTGAGCCGCCAGCCACACAGTCCGAGCAGTAAGGACAGTCACAGGGAGGACGGCGGAAGCAGCTCAGGGGACATGAAGGAGAAGCCAGGGGCAGAGTCTGTTCTGTATTTAAAGACAGAGACTGCTCTGCCACCCACACCGCAGGACTTAAGCTATTTACCCAAAGGCAAAGGGGCCAACACGAACGTCACCCTTCAAGCACTACGGGGCACCAAGGTGGCGGTGAATCAGCGGAGCGCAGAGGCGCTTCCCACCCCCGTGCCCGGTGCCAACAGCATCCCGTGGGTCCTGGAGCAGATCCTGtgtctgcagcagcagcagctacagCAGATCCAGCTCACCGAGCAGATCCGCGTCCAGGTGAACATGTGGGCTGCCCACGCCCTCCACTCGGGCGTGGCGGGAGCCGACACCCTGAAGACCTTAGGCAGCCACGTGTCCCAGCAGGTTTCTGCGGCGGTGGCTTTGCTCAGCCAGAAAGCTGGAGGCCCCGGTCTGTCCCTGGACACTTTGAAACAAGCCAAGCTACCTCATGCAAACATCCCTTCCACCACCAGCTCCGTGTCGCCTGGGCTGATTACCTTCGCCCTGAGGCCGGACGGGTCAAGGGTGCTCCCAAACCGCATCCCAGGAGCTATGATGCCTCAGGGCCAAATGCTCTTCCCGAGCCCGTTCTCCACGGTGGCCTTAGACCCGTccaagaaagggaaagggaagccaCCCAACGTGTCCCCGGTGGATGTCAAACCCAAAGACGAGGCCGCCCTCTACCGGCACAAGTGTAAGTACTGTAGCAAGGTTTTTGGGACTGATAGCTCCTTGCAGATCCACCTCCGTTCCCATACCGGAGAGAGACCCTTCGTGTGCTCTGTCTGTGGCCACCGGTTCACCACCAAGGGCAACCTCAAGGTACACTTTCATCGGCACCCCCAGGTGAAGGCAAACCCCCAGCTGTTTGCCGAGTTCCACGACAAGATGGCGGCAGGCAGTGGCGTTCCCTATGCACTCTCTGTGCCTGTCCCCATAGATGAATTGAGTCTCTCTTTAGAAAGCAAACCTGTCTTGGTAACAGGGACCCCCAATATAGGGCTACCTAAGAATCTCTCTTCAGGGACTAACCCCAAGGACCTAATGGGTGGCCCACTGGCCAATGACCTACAGCCCGGGCCTTCTCCAGAAAGTGAGGATGGACCCATACTCTCTGGGGTGGGGCCAAACCATAATTCCCCAAGGGTTGGTGGCTTCCAAGGGAGAGGGACACCCGAGCCAGGGTCAGAGACCCTGAAGTTGCAGCAGCTGGTGGAGAATATTGACAAGGCCCCCACTGACCCCAACGAATGCCTCATCTGCCACCGTGTCTTAAGCTGCCAAAGCTCCCTCAAAATGCATTACCGCACCCACACCGGGGAGAGACCTTTCCGCTGTAAGATCTGTGACCGAGCCTTCTCCACTAAAGGCAACCTGAAGACACACTTCGGGGTTCACCGAACCAACACCTCCATAAAGACGCAGCACTCGTGCCCCATCTGCCAGAAGAAGTTTACCAACGCGGTCATGTTGCAGCAGCACATTCGGATGCACATGGGCGGGCAGATTCCTAACACGCCCTTGCCGGAGAACCCCTGCGACTTTTCGGGTCCTGAGCTGATGATGGTCGGTGAGAATGGTAGGGTGACTGCCATCTGTCACGACGATGTTGTCGAAAGCATTGATGTAGATGAAGTTGTCTCCCAGGATGCTCCCGGCAGCTCCTCAAAGGTCCCCATGCCTCTTCCCGGCATCCACTCGGTGTCACCCACGCCAGGGTTCACCATGACGGCCCCCCTGGATGCCCCGGGGAAGGTGGGCCTTGCTCCTGTGGTCCTGCAGCGGCAGAGCAGCAGAGAGAACGGTTCGGTGGAGAGCGACGGCTTGACCAACGACTCCTCCTCCTCGGTGCTGGGAGACCAGGAGTATCAGAGCCGAAGTCCGGATGTCCTGGAGACCACGTCCTTCCAGGCTCTCTCCCCGGCCACTAGccaagcagaaagcatcaagtcCAAGTCTCCTGAGGCTGGCGGCAAAGCAGACGGCTCGGACAGCAGCCGCACTGAGATGGAAGGTGATAGAGCTTTGGATTTAACTTATGTCCGATTTTGGGCACAAG carries:
- the SALL4 gene encoding sal-like protein 4 isoform X2 translates to MSRRKQAKPQHINSEEDQGEQQPQQPAQEFADAAPAAPAAGEPGAPVNHPGTGDDMNGDRTAVKRPRREETHICDKCCGEFFSFSEFLEHKKNCTKHPPVLIMNDSEGPVPSEDFSGAVLSRQPHSPSSKDSHREDGGSSSGDMKEKPGAESVLYLKTETALPPTPQDLSYLPKGKGANTNVTLQALRGTKVAVNQRSAEALPTPVPGANSIPWVLEQILCLQQQQLQQIQLTEQIRVQVNMWAAHALHSGVAGADTLKTLGSHVSQQVSAAVALLSQKAGGPGLSLDTLKQAKLPHANIPSTTSSVSPGLITFALRPDGSRVLPNRIPGAMMPQGQMLFPSPFSTVALDPSKKGKGKPPNVSPVDVKPKDEAALYRHKCRSSLPSTFVRAQPTYVKVEVPGAFGPAAMSTGMTPLLAGQPRRQGKQHACSRCGKNFSSASALQIHERTHTGEKPFVCNICGRAFTTKGNLKVHYMTHGANNSSARRGRKLAIENTMALLGTDAKRVPEVFPKEIVAPSVNVDPVVWSQYTTMLNGGLAMKTNEISVIQSGGIPTLPVSLGASSVVTNTTVSKIDGSQSAISADAEKPPGAADGVPKHQFPHFLEENKIAVS
- the SALL4 gene encoding sal-like protein 4 isoform X1 is translated as MSRRKQAKPQHINSEEDQGEQQPQQPAQEFADAAPAAPAAGEPGAPVNHPGTGDDMNGDRTAVKRPRREETHICDKCCGEFFSFSEFLEHKKNCTKHPPVLIMNDSEGPVPSEDFSGAVLSRQPHSPSSKDSHREDGGSSSGDMKEKPGAESVLYLKTETALPPTPQDLSYLPKGKGANTNVTLQALRGTKVAVNQRSAEALPTPVPGANSIPWVLEQILCLQQQQLQQIQLTEQIRVQVNMWAAHALHSGVAGADTLKTLGSHVSQQVSAAVALLSQKAGGPGLSLDTLKQAKLPHANIPSTTSSVSPGLITFALRPDGSRVLPNRIPGAMMPQGQMLFPSPFSTVALDPSKKGKGKPPNVSPVDVKPKDEAALYRHKCKYCSKVFGTDSSLQIHLRSHTGERPFVCSVCGHRFTTKGNLKVHFHRHPQVKANPQLFAEFHDKMAAGSGVPYALSVPVPIDELSLSLESKPVLVTGTPNIGLPKNLSSGTNPKDLMGGPLANDLQPGPSPESEDGPILSGVGPNHNSPRVGGFQGRGTPEPGSETLKLQQLVENIDKAPTDPNECLICHRVLSCQSSLKMHYRTHTGERPFRCKICDRAFSTKGNLKTHFGVHRTNTSIKTQHSCPICQKKFTNAVMLQQHIRMHMGGQIPNTPLPENPCDFSGPELMMVGENGRVTAICHDDVVESIDVDEVVSQDAPGSSSKVPMPLPGIHSVSPTPGFTMTAPLDAPGKVGLAPVVLQRQSSRENGSVESDGLTNDSSSSVLGDQEYQSRSPDVLETTSFQALSPATSQAESIKSKSPEAGGKADGSDSSRTEMEGRSSLPSTFVRAQPTYVKVEVPGAFGPAAMSTGMTPLLAGQPRRQGKQHACSRCGKNFSSASALQIHERTHTGEKPFVCNICGRAFTTKGNLKVHYMTHGANNSSARRGRKLAIENTMALLGTDAKRVPEVFPKEIVAPSVNVDPVVWSQYTTMLNGGLAMKTNEISVIQSGGIPTLPVSLGASSVVTNTTVSKIDGSQSAISADAEKPPGAADGVPKHQFPHFLEENKIAVS